The following is a genomic window from Gloeocapsa sp. PCC 73106.
AGTCAATTACTGAGTATTGCTCAAGAAAATGATCAGCGCTTCCTAATTTGGTGGTTCCCTCAGTGGGGAGAGATTCTTTGGATCGCTACTTGGACCATAGCTAGCAGTACAATTACGCTATATCTACCTAAAATATCCCAGAAAGGAGCAAGTATAACAATTCTCTTAATCCTAGTGTATGGCTCGAGCTATTTAATCTTTAGAGCAGGAGGTTGGGTACCATTGATTCCGGGAATATTAGCAGTTATCTTGAGTGGTAGCTGTGGTTTTTACACCTTACTTAAAAAATAATATGCTTAAATTAATTTTACTGATCATAACTCTTAACTTCACTCTGTCTAGTTTTGTTTTAGCACAGGCTAATTTACCAAAAGTACCAGAGACGGGTAAACCAGAAACTGAAGCACGCCCTGGCGGCACCAGAACCGGTAATCTGGAGGATAATAGCTGCAACTCTGCGACTAGCTTAAATCCCGTATCTTTATTAGCTCAAGGTAGTAGAGATTTTACCGCTTCTGAATTTCCTAGTTTTTGGTTTTATCTACCCTATACTCAGCAACAGGTAGAAAACATCGAATTCATTCTTAAAAATCCCGAAGGGGAGCAAATTATTTACCGTACATCTGTTGAATTAACCAATCAACCGGGTATTAGAAAAGTGTCTCTTCCGAGTCAACCTGAGTACGCTTTAGCGTTGGATACGGATTATCTCTGGGAGTTGATTATCTACTGTCAAGCTAATGATACCCCTAACCCCGATATCAAGCTCGAAGGTTGGATAACCAGAGTGGAAATTACCGGAGAAGAAACTGCTGTACAACCTGTTTATCAAAGTTATATCGCCCAAGATATACTCTATGACGCAGTTACTCAATTAGCTCAACTTTATCATCAAAATCCCGATGATCAACAGTATCAAGCTGATTGGAAAGAGTTATTAGAATTGTTGGGTTATGTGGATTTGATAGAAAAACCTTTAGTACTTGATGTTCCCTAAACAAACACACTCCCTTGCCAAAGCGCGATCGCACTTGGAAGGGAGAGATAACGTATCAATGGGATCAGCCACTCTCAACTGTGCCCTTAATCTGAAGATAGTTTAGAAGTTCAGATTAAATCTTGATCCATTGATAACTTGTCTTGTTTCCTGTCAGTTTCCGAATTCATTTTATCGCCATCAGAAAATCTTCTGTTTCTGGAAGAATAGCGAGATGTTTTCTTGCGAAACTGTCTTGCGTTTAGTTTATTACGAGCCGCTTTCTCTTTTTTTGCGTTGCGGCGTTTAGCCATGATGATTTCCTCTTAATACAACTGAAAAGCTCTAATAAGTCTTCTTTGGTCCTGATCCGCTGAGCTCCCATTGGGATTATAGCAGACATTGAAGACATAGGAAGACTCAGGAGTCCTCTCTTCACACAGATGAAGGTAAGTTTTAAACCGATTCATCCTGAATCTACGCACAGATGGGATTTTCTTAGGAATTGTGGCGGAAGATTTTCCGAACCTAAAACTTAATAACGGTTGCCTTTGCGTTCACCGCCGAATGATCTTCTTTTTTCAGGTGGTTTAGCTTTATTAACCTTAATTTCGCGATCCATCCATTCCGCGCCGTCTAGAGCGGTGATTGCTGCGTCTTCTTCTGCTTCTGTTTCCATTTCTACAAATGCAAAACCTCTAGCACGACCTGTATCGCGATCAGTAGGAATATGAACGCGTTTAACGGTTCCATATTCGGCAAATACATCATTTAGATCAGAGTCAGTTACTTTATAGTTGAGGTTGCCTACATAGATTGACATAAATCGATTGTTCCTTTAATTGTATAGGGGGTAGAGAGTTAAAACTCTGGAGAAAAGCTGATCAATACTAGAAAAGGACCCCTAATCAAGATTGAATAACCACTTTGCCTTCGATATTTATCCTCAGTCCGTTTTAATATAACATTTTTCAATTTAATCTTTCTCAAAAGTTTACCTTTGTTAGCAAATCTTAAGAAATTTTGGCTTAAGTTGAGAGCAAGGCAAAAATAAGACTAATTAATATTAAAGAAAATAATAATAATAAGCCTCGATGACGTTCCCACCAGTATCTAAGGGTTAAGAGTGAGAATCGTTGCTTTGGAGGGGTGGGCGCTATTTCTACTGATTGCTCCTGATAGAGAGTACAAGTTTTAGCGTAAGGACGTTGGGGAAAAGTGCAGGTATCATCTTGCTCGTAGAGACAGCGATCGCACAAAAATTTTGTTGGTTCAGCATAATACAAAGGAATTCCCCGATGACCATAAGCCCTTAACTCTTTACGACAATAAGGACAAATTACGGCTTCAGTTGCAATTTCGTGTTGACAATGAGGACAAATTGGCATAATTTCTCAACCGTGACCAATTTATCCATTCTAACGAATTCACTAGCACTAGCTAGTTACTGTTATATTTCGTCCCATCCTGTGACGCCAGAAGACATTACATAACTGGTGACGCTAGCTTCAAAGAAATTAGCTTTAGTAAAAGCTTCCTTTTTAGTATCAGAAAAGCGCTCCAAGTGGGTATATGGACTTTTCTGATATTTTTCTTCAGTATAGAGAGGATTTAAACCGATTGCTCGCAGTCTAATATTAGCGAGGTATTTGGTATATTGTTCGGTGCTAGTATCAGTTATACCCAAAATGCTATTACCGACGATATGGTTAGTCCAGCGACATTCATGTTGAACGGCTGTATCAAACATTTCGTAGATTTGCTCATTGGAATGAGTAAAGGTAGCCATGGCTTCAGGGAGTATTTTCTGATAAAGTCTAACGTGACTCAATTCATCCCGATTGATCATTTTAAAGATATCGGCTGAACCGGGCATTAACATTCTGGATGCTAAATTATAGAAAAAGATAAAGCCATTGTAGAAGTATAAACCCTCGAGTAAATAATCAGCTAATAGGGAAACAAAGTAGTTTTCTGATGTTGGTTGATCTACGTATTGCTGATAGATTTTAGCGATAAATTCACAGCGCTCTGCTAAGACTTTGTCCCTGCGCCAAAACTCATAAACATTACTTCTTTTTTCATTAGGAATAATCGTTTCAATGATGTATTGATAACTTTGGTTGTGCATGGCTTCTTGGGATAGTTGTTCAGCCATACAGACGCTAATTTCTGGCGCTGTGATACTATTTTTCAAATGAGGAATGTTGCAGGTTTGAACGGAATCTAAAAAAGTTAAATAAGATAATATTCCGTCGTAAGCGTATCTTTCCTCTGAGGTTAAATTGCTGTAATCTGTGACGTCTTGAGTGATATCCAGTTTTTGCGGGATCCAAAAATTTTCCCGCATTTGTTGGTATAAACCGGTAGCCCATTGGTAGCGGACGTCGTTTAACTGCATTAAGTTGGTAGTATTACCGAACCAAATCGAACGATTTTCAATGCGATCGTCCCCACCTGGATTAAAGATGGGGTTGATGTGCATGGGTTGAGTTTTGTTAGCTAGATAGGTCATATTATTGTTAGTTTAATTAGCGCAACTAGTACATTGATCGCTGGAATCTTTGAAGTCGTCTTTTTGGACTGTACGGATATAGTAGATAGCTTTACAGCCTTCTTGCCAAGCTAGGATCAGTGTGTCAAAGATATCTTTAGCTTTGAGGGCTTTGTCTGGTTGATCTGGGTAGTAAACGCCCTGGTTAAGGTTAAAAATCAGTTCCATGGAGATACCCGTATCGATCCACTGTTGTATGGCGGCGATCGCTTTAACGATTTGTTGTTGATCTAAGGCTTTATTTTCCTGATAGTACCAATAATAGTCGTTAACAAAGGGTGGGGCGATAGGAACGGTTCCTTTTGCCCATTTATCGTAGAAAAAGCGGCTATAAGCCGGTAAAACGCTAGCGGTACAACCCTGCACGAGAGAGGAGGAGGTGTTGGGTGCGATCGCGGTAATATGGGAGTTGCGGATCCCAAATTGCTGAATATCTTGAGAAAGTTGCACCCAGCGTTGTTTGTGTTGGGCGTTATCTAGATACCAAGAGACAGGTTTAGCGCCAATAAGGTTACCCAAACTCCACTGACTACCGGGAAAACCGGGATAAGCGCCTCTTGCTTGGGCTAATTCTAAAGAAGCTTGGGTACACCAGTAGCCGATTTCTTCAAAGAGGATGTTAATTTCTTCGAGATGACGATAGGAGAGTTGCCTTTTAGCTAACCAATCTGCTAAACCCATACAACCAACGCCGATAGTACGATAGTGTTGGTTATGGTTTTTAGCTGCAGCAAAGGGTGGTTCACTAATCTCGATGGTGTTGTCGAGTATTCTCACCCCTAAGCGGCAGAGATGGGGAATTTCTGAGATTTCCAGATTAGCTAAGTTGAGACTTAGTAAATTACAACAGTGAGCTTTGTCTCCGGGAATTACGTTAGAAAAAGACTCCGTACAAAGGTTAACTGCGGGAATATAACCCTCGTGTTGATTAGGGTTAGCGCGGTTGATGGTATCTTTAAAAGCTAAGTAGGGTAAGCCGGTTTCTACTTGTGCCCGCATAATAAGTTTAAATAACTCTCGAGCATTTATCCGCTTGTAGAGAGTAATTTTTTCTCCGAGACTGTTTTCAATTTTTTGGTACCAATGTTCGAATTCTGCACCCCATAAGGTTGCTAATTCAATGCCAAATTGGGTTTTGACTTCGTAGGGATCTACTAGAGTCCAGTCTTGGGCGTTGACTACGCGACGCATAAATTCATCGGTAATCACCAGTTGGGGGAAAACATCATAAGCTTTGCGACGTTGATCGCCGTTTTCGGTTTGCATCTCTAGAAATTCGGGAACATCGAGATGCCAAATATCGATACTCACTGTAACGGCGCCGGCGCGACGTCCTCCCTGATTGACGGCGATCGCTGTGTCGTTGAGTATTTTAATCCAGGGTATGACTCCTCCAGAGGCGTTTTTTTTGCCCATTACCCAGCTTCCGGTGGCGCGAATGCGGGAACAATTTACTCCTACACCGCCACCACTTTTGGAGATGCGCGCGGTGTTGGTTACTTCATTAAAGATACTCTCGAGGTTATCATCCATAGCGGTAATAAAGCAGCTTGTCAGGGAACCTGTGGAAGTTCTTAAGTTAGCTAAAATTGGTGTGGCTAGGGAAATTTGCCGCGAGGCGATCGCCTGATAAAATTGTTTTGCCCAGTATAGTCTAGTTTCGGGAGTTTCTGGTAAAGCGAGGAGTAAGCAGGCGCTGAGTAGGGCTTCTTGAGGTAGTTCATTATCTAAAAGATAGCGACTAGTCAGTAAAACGGCGCCGGCGTAGTCGTAGTCTGTATCCCAATCGGCTTTAATCCAGCTACCCGCTTCTGTTAATTCTGCGGGGGAGTAACTAAGTATTCTCTCATCGTACTCTCCTGTTGCCACTTTATTAGTTACGGTTTTCTGGTAGTCGTCGTAGAGGTAACCTCGCTTGACTAGGGTATCTTTCCACAGACTCCAAATATGTAGTCTTCCAGCAACATAACGCCAATCTGGTTCGGACGGGCTACACATTTCCAGTGCGCAGCGGATGAGATTTTCTTGAATTTCTCTAGTAGTAACTCCGTCCCTGAGTCTAGTGGTTAATCCTGCTTCTAAGGTTATGGGGTTGAGGCTTAATCCTCGAGTTGCCCACTCAACGACAGCGCGGATTTTACCGATATCTAAGCCTGCTTTGGTTCCATTACGCTTAATTACTTGAATTTTCAGCGGCTTTGGTTCCTGATAGTGGCTGGGTTGTGGTTTTTTGGTGGCGGTGAGAGTGGGCTGTATCATTTTATTATTGACTATGCTTAACTGTAGCACAAGCAGAACAAACTGCTTAACTGGTACATAATTAGTATACCACAGGGCTAGCGTTTTACAAGTTGTTAAGCTAGTAGTCTACGCTACCGCTAGTGATGCTGTTATCTTGAATTTAAAATAACTATGGTAAAAGATTATGTCATCAGGTGATTATCGACGCTTACATTTAGAGTTGCGGATAAGAAGCGATCGCACAGAGTTGTTAGAGGGATTGGAGAATTGGTTAAGTCTCGGGTTAATTACTGAAGAGGAGGTGAGGAGACTCTGCCAAGCTTACTTAACTTGTGCTTTACCTGTAGTAGTTGCTGAAATTGTAACTGTGATTGAACCAGAAGTGGCGCCAGTGGTGACTAATCAACTGCTAGTGCAACTCAAACCAGCCATTTGGGTACAAGTTTGGCAAAGTTTCAAGGCAGAGATTAGCGTGCGTTGGTTACTATTGCTAGGCATATTTTTGGTAGTAGTGTCTTCAGTCGTACTAGCAGCTAGTGCTTGGCAAGATTTCTCACCCACCAAACAATACATACTACTATATATTTACACTTTGGCTTTTTGGGGTACAGGGATTTGGACGAGTAGGATTTCCAATCTACCATTAACGGCTCAGACTTTGCAAACTTTGAGCTTGTTGTTAATTCCGGTGAACTTTTGGGCGATGGATACTCTAGGGTTGTGGACGGATTTTGAGGGGATCATTACCATGGCGATCGCCAGCGTGACTCTTACTGGTATTTGTCTCTGGCAAAATCGTAGTCGATACAATCTCTCGAGTAGTTTAAATTTTCTCACTCTCAGCTATTTGCATTGGGGATGGAGTTGGCTGCGGTTTCCGGTGATTGCTATTTACGTAGGAGGAATAATTACTTTTTTAGTTCTGCAATTTCTCAGCCCTAGACGTCAGATTGGGGTTAGTTTGATCATTTACTGCTTTTTACTCATTTTAGCTAGGGGAATTTTTGTAGCCCAAATTCCGTTAAATCAACTGGGCTTAGTTATTGCTGTGATGGGTTGGTTGATAGCTAATGAAAAACTACAGCAAAAAATCAAAAGATGGTCTCCTGTGATAGGCTTTAGTCTCATACTAGTCGCTTTGATAGTCACAGTGACAGAGAAATTGCCCTGGCAAGGTCTAATAGTTCTCATTATAGCTTTAGAGGTTAATTTTAGCTATTTACGTCGCTATTGGCAAAAACGCTATGTTTTAGTCATTTTTTTGCTGGGTTTACAGGGCTTTTTCGTAATAGCAAGATTGATACCTCAGGAAATCAAAAGCTTATTACAGAGGAGTTGGGCAATATTCCATCAAGCCTTAAATTCTCCCGTGAGTGATTATAGCTTCAGCTTATTGATCTATTTAGCTATTTTTCTGGTTTTCACAGACTGGTTATACAGACAAAATCAGACAAAAATAGGCTTATTTGGGGAAAGATTGAGTCTGGGATTGGGTTTGGTTTTAAGTTTAATCGCTAGTTCCAATCCCGTGGCGCGATCGCTCAACTTAGTTTTCAGTACAATTACTTTAATTATTCTAGCTTATCGTCGTAGGGGTAGCTTTCGCGTCTATTTTGCTCATATTGTTACCTTAATCGCGATCGTCGCTATTCTTGACTGCTTATTCCCGGATTTAACCCTAAAACAATGGATAATTATTTTCTTGGGGATGATGACGAGTGAGTTGATTCTGAGTACCCGCCTTCGGGGAGTTGTGTCAGAGAGTTGTTGGTGGTTAGGATTGAGCCTGGGAATTTGGACTTATCTGCTGCTATTTGAGGGATTTTTAGAATCTAGCTTTAGTCTGGTGTGGTTAATAATGCCCGTGACTTTAACTGGGATTATTCCGGGTTATCCAAGAGAAAATAAAGTGAAAGCAGCTTTATTTAGCTCTATAGCGGTAATTTTAGTTCAAGGATTGGCTGTTTGGCAGTTTAAAACTCGTTTGCTGAGTCTAATTGTCGGGACGGTGTTAATGGGGATTAATTATCGGTTCATACCCAACCAATATACGGCGCGCATTCATTGGGGTTTGATTTTGGGTTTAGTCAGTAGTTTACTCTCACCCCTATTGAGATCGTCTGATGGGTGGTTGGTGAGTGCGATCGCCCTATTGTTACTGTGGCTCATCCCAGATTATACGCGTCAACGATATCCCAATTACTCTCAAGCCGCTGATTTCTGGGGTACAGTACTCTCTATCACCTTACTAGTTTTAGTGAGTTTGACACCTCAATGGCAAGTTTTAGGAGGTATCGGGATCATGATCATAGCTTTTCTTGAGCGCGATCGCCGTCACCATCAACCTATCTTAATCTTTGGTGTTGCATGGCTGATAGAAATAGCCTTAGTCACAGTTACAGAAGATATTTTAAGCCTAGCTGTAGCCAACGTAATTGTAGGGTTGTTGAGTTTAACTATCAGAGACTGGTTAAGGTCAAAAAACCGTTATTTAGCGTTGTTACCTCTATTTTATGCCGGTATTGGTTTTATTTGTCGTCTCGATTACTTTACACCCTATACGGGTTTATTAACTATAGGTATAGCGTTGACGGGAGTAGGAGTAGGTAGTTTACGCAGGGAATGGAAAACGATTACTATTCTCTCAATGGTGGGTATTTCCCTGGGCGTTTACGAAATTTTACTCTATTTTCTCTGGCCCATATCTCCCGAAGAGATGGCCAAACAGTTGACGCTTTTGGCTTTAGCTACAGCAGGTATCGCCGTCGCTTATCGTATTGGCTCTAAGTGGGTTGAGGAAGTCAAAATCTTTGCTCATATTCACTGGGCGATCGCCGGTAGCTTACAACTTCTCAGTGTTATCTTGAGATTACACAATCCCTGGAATATTTTACTGGCTTTGGTACTTAGCGCCTACGCTTTAATTGAGGGAAGGGATTTACACAATCGACAGAAAAACTGGTGGGTATACGCCGGTATCATCCAAATCAGCTTAGTAGGGGATTATTTACCCGAGGTTTTAAACCCAGTAAAAGTAATTTTAGCTTGTATAATCGCTGGGCTAATCTATCAAATACCTTGGCAGAGTTGGGGATGGCAATCTCAACCTTGGCATCGTAGCGCTAGTATCATACCCGCTTTTACCGCTTTAATCAGTAATCCAGGGTATTGGAATTTACTGGCTGTGGCTTTATTTTATTTACAATTGGGTAGGACGCAACAAATCCGTTGGACTTATTTGAGTTTGGGTTTTGCTAACTGGGCGATCGCTCGTTGGCTAATAGCGCACAATTATCTAGACTTAATTTGGTATGTTTCCCTAGTAGGGTTATCTATTAACTATGTCGCTACGGTTGATCCCTGGTTACAATTACCCAGTCACAAACGCGAACGACATTATTTACGTCTGATAGGAACTGGTATCATTGCTCTAGTTGCTCTGTTATTGCATCAAGAAACTGGAATTACACCAGCTATTTTAGGTTTATTGAGCGTTTTCCTCGGGTTAGCTTTAAAAATTCGCGCTTTTTTATACGTAGGTACTCTAAGTTTTACCCTGACTATCTTTTATCAACTAGTTGTGCTCAGTGTTGTCTATTCTTTCCTAAAATGGATTCTTGGTTTAATTATCGGTGTTGCTCTAATTAGTATCGCGGCTAATTTTGAGCGTCGTCGGGACCAAATTGTAATAGTATGGCAACAGTGGCTTACTCAGTTGGAACAATGGGAATAGGATTATGTTTGTTTTTAATCTTTTTTGGCGTCGTTTGCTGGTTTTTTTTTACTCTAGAAGCTAAACCTGTACCCAGGGGAGAATATTGTGAACTTGCTTGTCTCTGGGAAGATGCCCCCCAAAGCGCTCTTAAGGGCCAATCCTACCACCTGGCCACGCCCTTCGCTTCTATTTTTATCCCTACTTGGCATCATTTTTATCGCAGCAATTTAGGTAAACCTGAAATAGATTACTGGGAATGGAGGAGTTTTCCTGCATCTGACTCGGTTTGTCCAGAATTAACCGCTTTACTAGCTTCAAAATCTCCAAATACCGCCGTTAAGTCTATTTTATTGCAATTAGCCTCAGCACCAGTTGACCCATTCCAAGAGGGTGATTTTGGGCAACAAATTCAAAACTATCTTTTATTCAAAGATTGGCATCAAGCTAGTTATCATGTTTTGGGAGAAAAAAGTCTAGCTGGTGTTTACCAAGTGTGTTTTAATACTTCCTGGGATACAATTAAGCAAATTCTGGGACAAAGAGAAGGCAAATGGTGGCAAGTACTCAATGTCAATCCCGAGGCTACGGTTTCAGAGGTAGAACAAGCTTACAAGTTATTGATTCGTCATTGGCATCCTGATCTTAATAGTAGCCCCCATTCTCATCAGATGGCTATTATGATCAACTCAGCTTATCAGGATTATAAGAGTTTATCCCCAGTGCGATCGCTTAGTCCTTTCTTCAGTCTTTTGTACAAAATATATACTTTTTTCTCTTCCTTAAAATTATCCCCTTTACTCAAAGTAAGAAACTGATATTTAATGCTCAATACTGAGTGGAACAAACAATCGGAATTTGCACAAAATCTCAAATTAATTGTTTTGGCAACTATTTTAGGCACTCTCTATAGTGTTGCCCTAATAAAATCTGCTATTATCCCTGCTAATGTAGATTGGCTAATTAATGTTAAAGATCCATCGCAACACTACTTGAGTTGGGTATTTTACCAGCAAGATCTTAACTGGTATTTTCCTTTAACTTTTACTTCTAGATTGCTCTATCCTACCGGTATAGCCATTAGTTATACTGATGCTCTTCCTTTATTTGCGGTTATCGCTAAAATCTTTACTACTGAACCTTTTCAATACTTTGGTTTATCTATAGTTATTAACCATGTTCTTCAGTTATTTTTTGGCTTTAAAATCGGTCAAGTAATTTCTCGTAATAATTTTATTTACTCTTTACTTAGTGGTTTAGTTATTCTGCTTTGTCCACCTTTGACTTGGAGATTAGTTGGCCATATTGCCTTAGCTAATTTTTGGTTAATTGTTTGTGTTCTCTGGTTGTATCTGAAAGAGTATCAAGCCTATAATTTCAATCAAGTTGTTCTCCCTCAAATGTTCCTCAGCTTTTTAGTTGGAGGAATCCACGTTTATTTAGTCCCGATGATATTTTCGATCACAGCTGCCACTTATTTTAAATTATATTTATTCAAAGAAATAAACTTGCCTCAGTTATTTAGGTGGACTATATATACTCTAATTCCTTTATTGCTCGCTTGGTTAATTTTTGGATATCTTTCGAGTGCAAGCACTACAGAATCAGAGGGTTATGGAATTTTAAGTATGAATTTACTTGCGCCGATTAATTCTATGGGATTGTCTATAATATTGCCTAAACTTCCTATTGCTTTTAGTGAACAATCAGAGGGATTTAATTATTTAGGATTAGGGGTAATTCTTTTAATTATTCCCAATATCTTACATATTAAACGATCCTGGTATAAACTTTGGCAACCTAACTTACTTCCTTTGACTGTTGTCTGTATTTTACTCACTCTTTTTGCGATTAGTTCTACTGTTACCCTGGGACCTTATATTATTTTAGCTATTCCACTACCAGAGTTTATTTTAAAATGTTTTAGTATCTTTAGAGCGACTGGAAGATTTTTTTGGCCCGTCAATATTGCGATTACCATCGGTGTTTTAGCTATAACTTATCAGTATTGGCAGAAATGGCGAGCTATAATTTTAGTTATCTTAATACTCTGTATACAATATGTGGATTTAGCCCCACTGAGGTCAGATATAAGATATTGGACTAATCGAGAGTTACAACCATTACCCTTGGTATCGCCACTCTGGCGGGAATTAGGGGAAAATCATCAAAAACTGATAGTTTTGCCAGCTTATCAATGTGGGGTAGAGGAAACTCCCTTGGGAGAGTTTAGGGCTTTTGCTTTCATCGCGACGCAACAAAAAATGATGCTTAATAGTTTCCAAGCGTCTCGTCTTTCCCCTGATGCGGGAGAAATTCACTGTGAAGAATTACCAAAACAAGCCAAAGCGGGTAATTTAGAAGCTGATGCAGCTTATGTTTTTACTCCTGAATTCTATAACGAAATAGATAAAGATAAGATAACTTCTCACTCTTGTAAATCTGTAGATGGGCTAATTTTGTGTACTCACCAGATTTCCGCCAAATCCAAAACAAACCCAGGTAAAACATCCTCTCCTGATAACTTTTGTGGACTTGGCAAGATTTCAACTTCTTGATTGGGACGATAAATTTCTACCTGCTGCTGTTGGCGATTAATTAACCATCCTAGTTTTGCACCATTATCCATATATTCCTTCATTTTGGCGCGAGTCTTTGGAGTGGAATCACTGGGAGATATTAATTCGACCACAAAATCAGGACACAATGGAGCAAATCTTTCTTTTTCGGCTGGAGTTAAA
Proteins encoded in this region:
- a CDS encoding DUF928 domain-containing protein; amino-acid sequence: MLKLILLIITLNFTLSSFVLAQANLPKVPETGKPETEARPGGTRTGNLEDNSCNSATSLNPVSLLAQGSRDFTASEFPSFWFYLPYTQQQVENIEFILKNPEGEQIIYRTSVELTNQPGIRKVSLPSQPEYALALDTDYLWELIIYCQANDTPNPDIKLEGWITRVEITGEETAVQPVYQSYIAQDILYDAVTQLAQLYHQNPDDQQYQADWKELLELLGYVDLIEKPLVLDVP
- a CDS encoding RNA-binding protein, with translation MSIYVGNLNYKVTDSDLNDVFAEYGTVKRVHIPTDRDTGRARGFAFVEMETEAEEDAAITALDGAEWMDREIKVNKAKPPEKRRSFGGERKGNRY
- a CDS encoding zinc ribbon domain-containing protein; translated protein: MPICPHCQHEIATEAVICPYCRKELRAYGHRGIPLYYAEPTKFLCDRCLYEQDDTCTFPQRPYAKTCTLYQEQSVEIAPTPPKQRFSLLTLRYWWERHRGLLLLFSLILISLIFALLST
- a CDS encoding ribonucleotide-diphosphate reductase subunit beta, which translates into the protein MTYLANKTQPMHINPIFNPGGDDRIENRSIWFGNTTNLMQLNDVRYQWATGLYQQMRENFWIPQKLDITQDVTDYSNLTSEERYAYDGILSYLTFLDSVQTCNIPHLKNSITAPEISVCMAEQLSQEAMHNQSYQYIIETIIPNEKRSNVYEFWRRDKVLAERCEFIAKIYQQYVDQPTSENYFVSLLADYLLEGLYFYNGFIFFYNLASRMLMPGSADIFKMINRDELSHVRLYQKILPEAMATFTHSNEQIYEMFDTAVQHECRWTNHIVGNSILGITDTSTEQYTKYLANIRLRAIGLNPLYTEEKYQKSPYTHLERFSDTKKEAFTKANFFEASVTSYVMSSGVTGWDEI
- a CDS encoding ribonucleoside-diphosphate reductase subunit alpha, translating into MIQPTLTATKKPQPSHYQEPKPLKIQVIKRNGTKAGLDIGKIRAVVEWATRGLSLNPITLEAGLTTRLRDGVTTREIQENLIRCALEMCSPSEPDWRYVAGRLHIWSLWKDTLVKRGYLYDDYQKTVTNKVATGEYDERILSYSPAELTEAGSWIKADWDTDYDYAGAVLLTSRYLLDNELPQEALLSACLLLALPETPETRLYWAKQFYQAIASRQISLATPILANLRTSTGSLTSCFITAMDDNLESIFNEVTNTARISKSGGGVGVNCSRIRATGSWVMGKKNASGGVIPWIKILNDTAIAVNQGGRRAGAVTVSIDIWHLDVPEFLEMQTENGDQRRKAYDVFPQLVITDEFMRRVVNAQDWTLVDPYEVKTQFGIELATLWGAEFEHWYQKIENSLGEKITLYKRINARELFKLIMRAQVETGLPYLAFKDTINRANPNQHEGYIPAVNLCTESFSNVIPGDKAHCCNLLSLNLANLEISEIPHLCRLGVRILDNTIEISEPPFAAAKNHNQHYRTIGVGCMGLADWLAKRQLSYRHLEEINILFEEIGYWCTQASLELAQARGAYPGFPGSQWSLGNLIGAKPVSWYLDNAQHKQRWVQLSQDIQQFGIRNSHITAIAPNTSSSLVQGCTASVLPAYSRFFYDKWAKGTVPIAPPFVNDYYWYYQENKALDQQQIVKAIAAIQQWIDTGISMELIFNLNQGVYYPDQPDKALKAKDIFDTLILAWQEGCKAIYYIRTVQKDDFKDSSDQCTSCAN
- a CDS encoding J domain-containing protein; its protein translation is MAYSVGTMGIGLCLFLIFFGVVCWFFFTLEAKPVPRGEYCELACLWEDAPQSALKGQSYHLATPFASIFIPTWHHFYRSNLGKPEIDYWEWRSFPASDSVCPELTALLASKSPNTAVKSILLQLASAPVDPFQEGDFGQQIQNYLLFKDWHQASYHVLGEKSLAGVYQVCFNTSWDTIKQILGQREGKWWQVLNVNPEATVSEVEQAYKLLIRHWHPDLNSSPHSHQMAIMINSAYQDYKSLSPVRSLSPFFSLLYKIYTFFSSLKLSPLLKVRN
- a CDS encoding DUF6311 domain-containing protein, which codes for MLNTEWNKQSEFAQNLKLIVLATILGTLYSVALIKSAIIPANVDWLINVKDPSQHYLSWVFYQQDLNWYFPLTFTSRLLYPTGIAISYTDALPLFAVIAKIFTTEPFQYFGLSIVINHVLQLFFGFKIGQVISRNNFIYSLLSGLVILLCPPLTWRLVGHIALANFWLIVCVLWLYLKEYQAYNFNQVVLPQMFLSFLVGGIHVYLVPMIFSITAATYFKLYLFKEINLPQLFRWTIYTLIPLLLAWLIFGYLSSASTTESEGYGILSMNLLAPINSMGLSIILPKLPIAFSEQSEGFNYLGLGVILLIIPNILHIKRSWYKLWQPNLLPLTVVCILLTLFAISSTVTLGPYIILAIPLPEFILKCFSIFRATGRFFWPVNIAITIGVLAITYQYWQKWRAIILVILILCIQYVDLAPLRSDIRYWTNRELQPLPLVSPLWRELGENHQKLIVLPAYQCGVEETPLGEFRAFAFIATQQKMMLNSFQASRLSPDAGEIHCEELPKQAKAGNLEADAAYVFTPEFYNEIDKDKITSHSCKSVDGLILCTHQISAKSKTNPGKTSSPDNFCGLGKISTS